In one Babylonia areolata isolate BAREFJ2019XMU chromosome 12, ASM4173473v1, whole genome shotgun sequence genomic region, the following are encoded:
- the LOC143288123 gene encoding uncharacterized protein LOC143288123, with amino-acid sequence MATGGREEDPHTCAVCLGSYRNPKFLPCHHTFCAPCIQDIADRHPGCGFPCPSCRRVASLPSGGVASLQTNFYVQPQSPKQKAGAQDMCKIHPDKKLRFYCMECDEAICISCKLTKHEGHKTDDLATAAAHKKKELQDDKARLERAVSDVTKRVTSLHEDRQSIDKKRAAVEKNIHDRHATMVAAADTHRDKELQSLKSQHADLDKDVVGDIAQQEGNKAELSSLLQRLNDAITSGTDGHVVTVAKEMRSGRGSQQEIDALTSGEERPLRRPVLQFNVSTDVMMQTTRDYLGSARTMEMKGKGPEVRVTERFQCAQDPDVEVFSLCHKDEDLPVVRVSYERCGGKEDAPVKTFTETGDCVGTGAGKHLGKVPYRRYAKGQCMFLHPQPGMFKTYCKSPTAAHFILNNRLSGRADIKRETVTSTDPFRAETKTEFSIQVGPHRAFDVNETEQHFAVVEEAGQSTFWRSVRLYRRSVEKAVSTYSPPAPRFQPSDVCFYTLGGQEVLLVTDELNDAMHVVTIQGDTMRFERYLCGGCPSLIQPTAITVDVKGRLWVACRGGAVLMIEQVS; translated from the coding sequence ATGGCTACAGGAGGCAGAGAGGAGGACCCCCAcacctgtgctgtctgtctgggaAGTTACCGCAATCCTAAGTTCCTTCCCTGTCATCACACTTTCTGTGCCCCTTGTATCCAAGATATTGCTGACCGCCACCCTGGGTGTGGCTTTCCCTGTCCCTCATGCCGCAGAGTGGCCTCCCTGCCTTCAGGAGGAGTAGCCTCCCTGCAGACTAACTTTTACGTTCAGCCTCAGTCTCCTAAACAGAAAGCTGGTGCCCAGGACATGTGTAAGATTCACCCAGATAAAAAGCTGAGGTTCTACTGCATGGAGTGTGATGAAGCCATCTGCATCAGCTGTAAACTAACGAAACATGAAGGCCACAAAACAGATGACCTGGCTACAGCAGCCgcccacaaaaagaaagaactgcAAGACGACAAAGCTCGTCTTGAGCGTGCCGTGTCTGACGTGACGAAGAGAGTGACGTCACTGCATGAAGACCGACAATCCATTGACAAGAAGAGAGCAGCAGTGGAGAAAAACATCCATGACCGACACGCCACTATGGTGGCTGCtgccgacacacacagagacaaagagctgCAATCCTTAAAGTCTCAGCACGCAGACCTGGACAAGGACGTTGTCGGTGATATTGCACAACAGGAAGGCAACAAGGCGGAGCTCTCCAGTCTCCTCCAACGTCTCAACGACGCCATCACCTCCGGGACAGATGGCCACGTCGTCACTGTCGCCAAGGAGATGAGAAGTGGGCGTGGCAGCCAGCAAGAGATAGACGCTCTGACGTCAGGAGAAGAAAGACCACTCCGAAGAcccgttcttcagtttaacgtcagcACTGACGTCATGATGCAGACAACACGTGACTACCTGGGCAGTGCACGCACGATGGAGATGAAGGGAAAAGGGCCTGAAGTTAGGGTCACAGAGCGCTTTCAGTGTGCACAGGACCCTGACGTGGAGGTCTTTTCACTTTGTCATAAGGATGAAGATCTACCTGTAGTGCGTGTGTCATATGAgcggtgtggggggaaggaggacgCTCCGGTAAAAACATTCACAGAGACAGGGGACTGTGTGGGCACTGGTGCTGGTAAGCATCTGGGCAAAGTGCCCTACAGACGTTATGCTAAAGGACAATGTATGTTTCTACACCCACAGCCAGGCATGTTTAAGACGTACTGCAAGTCACCAACTGCTGCACACTTCATACTGAACAACCGCCTGTCGGGACGGGCAgacatcaagagagagacagtgacatccACAGACCCATTCAgggcagaaacaaaaacagagttcAGCATCCAGGTGGGCCCTCACCGTGCATTCGACGTGAACGAAACAGAGCAGCATTTCGCTGTGGTTGAGGAAGCTGGACAGTCCACATTCTGGCGCAGTGTCCGCTTGTACCGACGGTCAGTGGAGAAGGCGGTCAGTACGTACAGCCCTCCTGCACCAAGGTTCCAGCCCTCTGACGTGTGTTTCTACACACTAGGAGGACAGGAGGTGCTGCTGGTCACTGATGAACTCAACGACGCCATGCACGTGGTCACCATCCAAGGGGACACAATGCGGTTTGAGCGTTACCTGTGTGGGGGTTGTCCGTCCCTGATTCAGCCCACAGCCATCACTGTCGATGTTAAGGGTCGTCTGTGGGTGGCCTGTAGGGGAGGGGCTGTCTTGATGATAGAACAggtgtcttga